The genome window ATTTGCAAGATGATAGTACCCCACCCATCCTCGTATGTATTCCTCTAGCTTTTGCTTCCATTTTTCATATCCCCATCCATTGCTCCGATTCGTAAGTTCCTTTAGTTTGGCTTTCATCTTTGCTTTGGATTTGGGATGCACAGTCAGTTGGCATTTGCCTTTGGATACATAGAAGGAGTAGCCGAGGTATTTCACACCACGCACATACGAGACGACCGTCTTCTCCTTGTTCACCTTGAGGTATAGTTTACCTTCTATGAACTTGGTGATGGACTCCTTGACTCGCATTGCTGCTCGCTTGGACTTACAAAATATCATTGAGTCATCGGCATAACGAACAAAGGGGAGACCTCTGCGTTCGAGTTCCTTGTCCAACTCGTTGAGCATGATGTTGCTCAGCAGTGGACTCAACGGTCCTCCTTGGGGAGTTCCCTCCTCACTTGCCTCGAACAAGCCCTTGTTTATCACACCGCTGCGAAGATATTTGTGTATAAGGCTGACAACCCTCCCATCCTTGATGGTTCGGCTTAGGATTTCTATGAGTTTGCTATGACTCACCGTGTCGAAGAAGCGTTCCAAGTCTAAATCGACAACGTATATATAGCCATTGTCGATTATCTTCTGCGCTCCCCTAAGTGCATCGTGGCATCTTCGCCTTGGGCGGAAGCCGTAACTTCGTGACGAGAACTGTCGCTCATAGATGGGTGTCAAGGTTTGGTTGATGGCTTGTTGCACCAATCGGTCAACCACGGTGGGGATGCCCAACAGACGCTTCTTGCCATTGTCCTTCGGTATCTCTACTCGACGGACTGGGTTCGGACGGTATGAACCGTCCTGCAAGGAACGTATCAGAGAATCCTTGTTAGCCAAGAGCCAAGGGAGGAGTTCCTCACAAGACATCTTGTCGATACCGCCGCATCCCTTGTTGCGAACCACCGCTTTGTAGGCTTGGTTCAGGTTATCGGGACTAAGGATTCGCTCCAACAAGTGCTCCTTGTCGAATGGTACTTCCACGATGTTGTCTTCACACATCCACATGAAAGTCTGCGCTCCCCCATACCATTCGGATTCCGTCCTAGCTCTTTGGGGGCAGCCATTAACTTTTGCCAATGTTTTCTGCGTTCTTACTTTCATAAGGTATGTTTCAATTACTATCGTTTAATATAGGTTCTGTCCTTCATGCGCTATATCGAAAAGCACACTACTATGACATCTGCTGACTTCTCACGGCTAGCTTTACTCCTTGCCTTTCGCAACATAGCTATTCGACAAGTCCGGGAGACCTCCTCGGATAAGGGCATTGTCTTTCCATCTTATACCCACTTCATTTACACCAACCGTTCCGAATAGCTATGGGACTTTGATTTGTATAGCAATCTAATCCACGGTCATATGCCTTGTATGAAGTTTCTGTACGTTAGGTCAGATGTTTGCCGCCGGCTTCTTTCAGATTCCAACTCACGATGGACACCCTTGCCATTGGCTAGGTAATTCCCGCTATTAGGGCTTACTAGGGACTTGCACCCATTAGACAATGCTCATGCCGAGCATACTATCAAGTAAGGCTCTTTTGAAGTTCGAAAGAGCCTTTTTTGAATCTAAAGTAAGCCTCACTTCCATTTTTGGTGAAAAAAAAACGAAAAAAGGGGCTATATTGAACGCAAAAACCTTGTTTTGTTCAGTCGATGCACCAAGCGTTACAATGAATAGAAAAACAAAAAGCAAACAAGAAACACCTGAATATCAGCTAATTATGCCTATTTTGGCATACCTGGGGTGTGGCAATAGGTGGTAAGCGGCTCCGCATTTATACCTTGCCCTTTATCGTAAAAGTTCTTACCTTTGCACCATAATTTTAAAAGCAACGAAATTATGAGAGCAACAGAACGTTATGAGAGGGCATGGAATGCCTTCCAGATTCATTTGAATCATAATCCAAAAGCCAGTTTGATTCCTTTTTTAAAGGAACGGCATGTAAGCCATCGCTCGATGCATAGATGGATGTCAGAGAAAGGTTATTCTGTTAGGTTAGCCAAACAGCAGATTCGTCTGCTTCAGGCCGAAGCCCGTAAGGAATGTTCCGAGGCAATAGCCAGGGACACTGGGATGATGTTCCTTCCCATGGAAATGCCATCCGAACCCGTCTGTCCAGAGAACTATCTTTTTGGCATAACCCTAACCTTCCCAAATGGAACGATAGTCACCATCAAGAAAGGTAGCGCCAAATCTGTCATGCATCTGATGAAACTTTATGAAAAGGAGGATATGCTATGTTTGGACTAAACGAAAATACCCAGTATTACGTCTGCCAGCGATATGTCCGAATGAACATGGGCATAAATGGTCTGTACCAGATTGTGAGGACGGAGATGGAGCTGCCGCCACTCGGTGGTGCCGTCTTCATCTTCTTCTCAAAGAACCGCCAGCAGGTAAAAATGCTCAAATGGGATGGCGACGGTTTCCTGCTGTATCAGAAGCGACTGGAGCGAGGAACCTTTGAATTACCATTCTTTGATCCCCAAAGCAAACAATGCAAAATGCCTTACAAGACGCTATCTGCCATCATGAGCGGAATTTGCCTGAAAAGTATGAGATATAGAAAACGGCTTAATCTTTAGGTGTGTAAGACTGCGTTTAATAGCTTGTATATCAGCAAGATAGTAAAAATAAATATCTGAAAATCCTTGCATATCTCGATATTTTTTCGTACCTTTGCACTATGAAAAAGGACGAAATTATAGTACTTTTAAAGGAACAGCTTCAGCTTGCAAACGAGCAGCTTCAGCAAGCTAATGCTACGGTGAGTTCGTTGACTACACAGGTCAACGAACTCATTGAACGTATAAAGTCATTAGAAGAACTACTTGTCCAGAAAGGAATCGCCATTGACAAAGCGAATCGTCAGAACAAGGCACTCGGCAAGCTCGTTTCAGGCAAGAAGTCCGAACGTCAGGAAAAGAATCCACAAGCCTCGATGACCCAGGAGGAATTTGACAAGAAGAAAACAGAGCAGGCCGAAAAGAGAAAGGCACGCAAAAACAATGGTGCCAAACGTGACATGCATTACGAGATGAAAGAGGTGCATGTTACGATAGATCCAGTCATGGATGCAGAGCTTTTGAAGACGTTGCGTCTCTTCGGGACTCGTACCTGTATACGTTACAGCATGGAACCCATCAAGTTCATCAAGACCGTGTATCACATAAACACTTATACGGATGGAAGTATCATGTATCCGGGGAAGACTCCGCCGGCTCTGTTGTTGAATTCTTCCTATTCACCTTCCTTTGCAGCAGGTCTCCTGGAGATGCGATACATCTATTCCATGCCGGTAGAGCGAATTACCAAATACTTTGCCGACAATGGGTTTACGTTAAGGAAAGCCACGGCAAACAAGCTGATTGCCAGAAGTGCCGATGTGCTGGAAAACTTCTATAAGGCTATCTGCCAAGTAGTGTTGCAGCAGGATTATGTATCGGCAGACGAGACATACCATAAAGTGCTGTTAGCCAAGACAAAGCCTACAGACAAGGGGTCGAAGAAAGGCTACCTCTGGGCTGTAAGTGCGCCTGAACTGGGACTTGTCTTCTTCGTATATGAGGATGGATCACGCTCTGAGCAGGTCATACTTAACGTATTCTCTGATTATAAAGGTACCATACAGAGTGATGCATATGCTCCTTACCGGAAACTGGAGTCGGATGCTTATCCTGACATTATGAGAATCGCCTGCCTACAGCATGTCAAGAGAGATTTCATCGACTGCGGCAAGGAAGACAAGGATGCTCAGGAAGTCGTAGATATCCTCAACAGATTTTATCGAGAAGACAAAAAACATAAGGTTGGGGTAAATGGATGGACCGTTGAAGACCATCTAGCCTATCGGCAGTCATATGCACCGGACATTTTACAGGATTTATTGGAGAAACTGGAGGAAATATCTTCCAGAAAGGATTTGCTGCCCAAGTCTACCTTGGCGCAGGCGGTCGGTTATGCCCTTAATGAATATAATGCCATTTGTGACATCTTCAAAAGAGGTGATACGGCTCTCGATAACAACTATATTGAGAGAATCCAGAGGTACATATCACTATCAAGAAGAAACTCAATGTTCTTTGGTTCGCACGAAGGAGCAAGCCGGGCGGCTATCCTATATTCCATCGCCATCTCATGCAGGCTGAATGGCATTAATCTATTTGAATACATATGCAACGTAATAGAAAAGACTGCAGAATGGCAACCCAATACCCCATTGGAAAAATATAGAAACTTACTTCCTGACCGATGGAAAAAGCAGTAACAGCATTAGTTTAATCAGCTGTTACTGCTTTTTTGAATTATGCAAGGTATAAACGCGGAGACGCTTACAATAGGTGACAATAAGGTGACAATAGAAATAGGGTCTATTGCCACCATTAAACCATTGTATACCAGCAAGTTAATATGCGTGTGGCAAATGTGGCAATAAAATTGATAAAAAAACTTGGCTCTTATACAAATATTTAGGGTTGCGATTCCATATCATATCTCCTGGCTGGAGATATCACAAAAACAATAAGAACTGAGTGGCGATAAAAAGCCACACGATATATAAGAACGATAAAATAACTTTTCTAAGAGGACCTTTGAAAGAGAACGAAGAACTTTTCTAAGAGTGCAGACTCTTTTCATCAAACGGGACTCTTGATTCGATATAGAGAATTAATTAATAACTTCCTGCCGAAAGGCTAGGAAAATCGTATAACTTTATAAATTATTACCGTATGAAAAGAAAGTATTTTAGCGCGCTGCTTATGGGTGCATTGACAATTGCCTCGGTAAGCACATTTACTTCTTGTAAGGACTACGATGATGACATCAACATGAATACGTCGCAAATCAAGGACTTGCAGGAACAATTAAAGACTTTGCAGACTGCGTTGGATCAAGCCAAGAATGATGCAACAACAGCACATGCAAACTTCGCTACTAAAGCGGATCTCAATTCTCTTCAGACCGAGGTAGCAAATTTGGTAACTGCAGAGAAGTTACAGAAAGCCATCGATGACTTGAACGCCATTATCGCAGGTAAGGCAGACAAGGCTGACCTCGAAAAGCTTGCTGCAAGAATCGATGCTATTGATTCTTCTCTCAACACAATCGGCACTACCTTGAAAACTTTGGATGGTGCTGTGACTGCTGCTCAAACAAACTTGGATACGCAGAAGGAGACTCTTGACAAGTTGACCGAGAAGATTGGTTCACTCGAAACCCAGTTGGGCAAGAAAGTTGACTTGGAGGCTTACAACGCTAAGATTGCTGAGTTGCAAAAGGGAATCGACGAAGCTAAGGCTGCTGCAGGTGACGTTACAGAAATCAAAAAGCTGAAAGATACAATGGAAGCTATCAGCAAGAAGGTTGACAAAGTTGCAGCAGATGCAAACGTCATCACTGTCATGGTAGCAAAGCAGCTTAAGTCTTTGGTTCTCAAACCAGACTTCTATTGGGAAGGTCTTGAGGGTATCGAGGCTCCTTGGGCAGAACCTGCAACATACACCTTCGGTGATAAGACCGAGTTTAATTACAAAGTATCTACAGCTGTAGGATTCAAGACTATCAAGGCTACTGTAAACGATAAAGTTCCAGCTAGACCTGGCGAGAAAGTTTACTTGCAGAACGGTGCTATTGCTAAGTATCACATGAATCCTTCAACAGCAAGCTTGGAAGGTGCACAATTCAGCTTCTTCACAAACCTTGCTGAGGTATATACACGTTCTGGTGATGAGACCATCGCTACTCCAAAAGAGGCTAAATATGTTGCCAATGGCAAGAACACTGTTGTTGATGGTATTTTGAGCGTTCCATTCACTATCAATACCAAGAAAGTTAATGATTTGTTCGCAGAATGGGCAAAGGGCAAGGATTCTAATGGCAATCAAATCATAGACCCTGTAATTCCTAACAATGGTTGGGAAGATGCTGAAGACAACCAGGCATACGGCTCTAAGTTGCCATTCATTGCTCTTCAGGCTCAGATGAAGGATACAACTATCACATCTGACTATGCTGTTGTAACTCCTGCTAAGTACATCCTCAAGGCTCTCGCAGATAACACTCCTGAGACAGTTCTTGACCAGAACACATTCATCAACGGTGCCCCACATGCAGGTGTTATTGGTGACAACCACCTTTATACAACTTTGTATGGTACTAATTTAGAGGAATATGGTAAGACACCGGCAGATGCCCTGACGCATGGTGTTATCACAATGCCAGCTACTCACTCTGTAGTATATAATGAGACCATCGACTTGAAGCCATTCGTAGAGACTCACTTCGACTACGAGACATTCGCTAAGTATGGCAAGTCATATAAGGATCAGACTATGACCGATGCTGAGCTTGAGGCTCTCGGCTTGCACTATGAGTTCATCCCTATCGACTATTACCTCGGTGAGGAGACAACTAGTGAGACCGCTCACTTCGAGCAGATTGGTGACAAGACTTCTGGTGTATTCGCTCCTCGTTCTGTTGATGCAGACGGTAAGACCATCAAGGGCCAGACTGCAACTAAGGAAGCTGTAGAGCGTGAGCCATTGGTTCGTGTAAACTTGGTTGATGGCGAAGGCAACATCGTACTTTATGGTTACATCAAGGTTCGTATCGTTGAGAAGCCAGTTGTTGACATGAAGGTTGAGGTTAACCTCGGCGACTTGTACTTCAACTGTGGTGATGAGGGCAAGATGACTTGGTCACAGGTTGAGAACCTCATACTCTCTAAGTTGGGTACAGACGGTATGACCAAGCAAACTTTCGAGAACGAATACTATCTTGAGACTGAGGGTGGTCACACGGTAATGCCTACAGTTGCAAATGGTGGTACATTGTACAATGCTGCACAGAAGTGGTATGCAGTACGTTACTCTGACGCAGACAAGACCAAGAAGGTTAACGACGCTGACTCTTACGGTCGTGTATGGTACACACCTCATGACAACGCTACTGGCGGTCAGGGTTGGGATAACCAGACCAACGTATTGGTTTGGAACTTCACAACAGATGCTAATGCAGGTAAGATGAATGCAGCTTCTTACAAGAAGTTGATGGAGGAAACTGGCGTTTCTTACGCTTCTAAGGGTGAGAATACCAAGGCTCTCTATACATGGGTACGCTTCGTCCACAAGTTGAACGGTACTTCTATCTGGGTTAAGTTGAACTTCGCTCCTACGAAGCTCCACTTCGAGTATGGTAAGATTGCCAACAAGGACTTGCACCACTGGTTCCAGTTGAACTCTACATACGTTCCTGGTGGTGAGAACGACCTCGATGTTCACGCTAACGTTCCTACTCCTGCAGAGTATGGTCAAATAGCTCTCACAGCAGACAAGTTTGACAAGGACTTGTTGGAGTACTGGAGAAACAAGAAGGTACTTGTAACTCTTGAGGGTAACAAGGATAAGTTCTCTAAATTCTATAATGCAGACGGCACCGCAAAGACAGAGTTGAACTTCGGCTTCGTATTGCCTAAGAAGGGTGTAAACTCTACTGTAGATGCTGTAAATGGCACATGGGATGTTAAGGGTGCTTCTGGTTCTGTTTGGACTTTGAAACTTTCTGACAGCAACCACAAGATTATTGCAATTGAGCAGGATGGTGTTGCATTGGCTCACCCTGAGACAGTCGCTGAACTTCGTCAGAATACTTACGACAGCAAGTACTCTATCCTCCACTACTACGGTGATGAGGGTATCAATGACAACGCTGCTACCGACCTCCTCAACAACATGGGTCGTCGTGACGCAAAGGGCAATGACATCAAGAACGATTACTTGACAAACAACATTGATAAGACATTCACTGCTTATCTTGAGGTAACTCTCTCTGATGACCCTTGCTACCAGCCATTGGTTGAGAACAACTTGTTCAACGTTCGCTTCCTCCGTCCAATCAACGTAGCTCCTAAGAATGTAACTTGGACCGATGCTTTGAATGCGGAGGAGTCAGTTAAGTTGACAGACTTGGTTAGCATCAAGGATTGGCGTGACTACAGCGTATTGGTAAATGGCAATTACGCTGATAACACCAACGCACAGGTTCCTTATGAGTTCTACAACATCACAGACTTGGCAGTAATTCGTGAGGAAATCCGTTCAGACGCTATGGAAGCGATCTCTGTACGTTCTGCAGCTGCTCTCACCGACGCTAAGGAAATCGCTCAGTTGCCTATCGTTGACGAAGTTCCTTCTTTGACAAGCTACAGAATGGAGCATGGTATCACTACAGCAACTTACTTGAAGGTTTACAATGGTAATAACCAGGAGATCTTCAACAGCGAGCAGCATGGTACATCACCAAACGGTATCTGGACTAAGGGTGCTGGTGATTACGTGAACTATGGTAAGATCAACTATGTAAACAATGGTGGTGGTGCACAAATCTTCCACATCTACGTACCAATCGCAGTGAAGTACGCTTGGGGTAATGTGAAGTACAGCGACACAAACTTGCGGACCTCTGGTGTTAAGACAAACCTTGACTACACTCAGAAGGTATGGGCTGTCATCACAGTCAACAAGACTGTAA of Segatella copri contains these proteins:
- the ltrA gene encoding group II intron reverse transcriptase/maturase translates to MKVRTQKTLAKVNGCPQRARTESEWYGGAQTFMWMCEDNIVEVPFDKEHLLERILSPDNLNQAYKAVVRNKGCGGIDKMSCEELLPWLLANKDSLIRSLQDGSYRPNPVRRVEIPKDNGKKRLLGIPTVVDRLVQQAINQTLTPIYERQFSSRSYGFRPRRRCHDALRGAQKIIDNGYIYVVDLDLERFFDTVSHSKLIEILSRTIKDGRVVSLIHKYLRSGVINKGLFEASEEGTPQGGPLSPLLSNIMLNELDKELERRGLPFVRYADDSMIFCKSKRAAMRVKESITKFIEGKLYLKVNKEKTVVSYVRGVKYLGYSFYVSKGKCQLTVHPKSKAKMKAKLKELTNRSNGWGYEKWKQKLEEYIRGWVGYYHLANMKQLLLETDKWLRRRIRMCIWKSWKRVKTRIANLVRCGIDKYQAYMWGNSRLGYWRVADSPILKMAISNDSLRKTGYVTLMGSYLEWHPK
- the tnpB gene encoding IS66 family insertion sequence element accessory protein TnpB (TnpB, as the term is used for proteins encoded by IS66 family insertion elements, is considered an accessory protein, since TnpC, encoded by a neighboring gene, is a DDE family transposase.), whose product is MFGLNENTQYYVCQRYVRMNMGINGLYQIVRTEMELPPLGGAVFIFFSKNRQQVKMLKWDGDGFLLYQKRLERGTFELPFFDPQSKQCKMPYKTLSAIMSGICLKSMRYRKRLNL
- the tnpC gene encoding IS66 family transposase; its protein translation is MKKDEIIVLLKEQLQLANEQLQQANATVSSLTTQVNELIERIKSLEELLVQKGIAIDKANRQNKALGKLVSGKKSERQEKNPQASMTQEEFDKKKTEQAEKRKARKNNGAKRDMHYEMKEVHVTIDPVMDAELLKTLRLFGTRTCIRYSMEPIKFIKTVYHINTYTDGSIMYPGKTPPALLLNSSYSPSFAAGLLEMRYIYSMPVERITKYFADNGFTLRKATANKLIARSADVLENFYKAICQVVLQQDYVSADETYHKVLLAKTKPTDKGSKKGYLWAVSAPELGLVFFVYEDGSRSEQVILNVFSDYKGTIQSDAYAPYRKLESDAYPDIMRIACLQHVKRDFIDCGKEDKDAQEVVDILNRFYREDKKHKVGVNGWTVEDHLAYRQSYAPDILQDLLEKLEEISSRKDLLPKSTLAQAVGYALNEYNAICDIFKRGDTALDNNYIERIQRYISLSRRNSMFFGSHEGASRAAILYSIAISCRLNGINLFEYICNVIEKTAEWQPNTPLEKYRNLLPDRWKKQ